A stretch of the Tardiphaga sp. 709 genome encodes the following:
- a CDS encoding patatin-like phospholipase family protein: MPRATLPIICTALLLSACASLPRAPLIASARATIPQIPLARISPDEGYRIFAGSRRGAAPLTILALSGGGADGSYGAGFLKGWSDSGLRPDFDIVTGSSVGALIAPFAFLGPGYDGRLEAIFTSGATENLMRIAGINAVVGSGVFKAGPMKDLISKYADDRIIDAVGARYRRGKMLIVATTNLDTQGTTLWNMGEIASNDSPGRYELFRNVLAASAAIPGIFPPALIAVEAGGNMYSEMHVDGGVTSNILAVPESVLTAHAGSLATKSRVFVIVNGKLSPDASYTSDLTLPIVARSFQTSVKANTRNAMIATYDFCKRNNWDFKATAIDAGKLTTSDPTNFDTDYMKELYAYGRAKGGSASGFQSNLEGLRGQGS; this comes from the coding sequence ATGCCTCGCGCGACGCTTCCCATTATTTGCACGGCGCTGCTGCTGTCGGCCTGTGCGTCGCTGCCGCGCGCTCCGCTGATCGCAAGCGCGCGAGCGACGATCCCGCAGATTCCGTTGGCCAGGATATCGCCCGACGAAGGCTATCGCATCTTTGCGGGATCGCGGCGCGGTGCTGCACCGCTCACCATTCTTGCCTTGTCCGGCGGCGGCGCTGACGGTTCCTATGGCGCAGGATTTCTGAAAGGCTGGTCCGACTCCGGGCTGCGCCCCGATTTCGATATCGTCACCGGCTCCAGCGTTGGCGCCCTTATTGCGCCATTCGCGTTTCTTGGCCCGGGCTATGACGGCCGTCTTGAAGCGATCTTCACCAGCGGCGCTACCGAAAATCTGATGCGTATCGCGGGGATCAACGCCGTTGTTGGATCGGGCGTCTTCAAGGCGGGGCCGATGAAAGACCTTATCTCGAAATATGCCGATGATCGGATCATCGATGCGGTCGGCGCGCGGTATCGTAGGGGCAAGATGCTCATCGTGGCCACCACGAACCTCGACACCCAAGGGACGACGCTCTGGAATATGGGGGAGATCGCAAGCAACGATAGTCCTGGTCGCTATGAGCTATTCCGGAATGTTCTCGCTGCGTCGGCCGCTATCCCCGGGATTTTCCCGCCGGCCCTGATCGCCGTCGAGGCCGGCGGAAACATGTATTCCGAGATGCATGTCGATGGCGGCGTGACGTCGAATATTCTGGCTGTGCCGGAAAGCGTATTGACGGCCCATGCTGGATCGCTGGCTACGAAGTCTCGGGTCTTCGTGATCGTTAACGGCAAGCTGTCGCCCGACGCCTCCTATACGTCGGATCTGACGCTTCCGATCGTGGCGCGCTCGTTTCAGACCTCGGTGAAGGCCAATACGCGCAATGCGATGATCGCGACATACGATTTCTGCAAACGCAACAACTGGGATTTCAAAGCAACGGCCATCGACGCGGGCAAGCTCACCACGAGCGATCCAACCAATTTCGATACTGATTATATGAAAGAGCTCTACGCCTACGGTCGTGCCAAGGGCGGTTCGGCCAGTGGATTTCAATCCAACCTGGAAGGGTTGAGGGGGCAGGGTAGCTAG
- a CDS encoding DUF1236 domain-containing protein — protein MNNRLLMSVAAAALIAGSGFASAQNPGGAGAATSGGGAAGMTRDAPAGGAARSGATSAPAGGAAADRAAPAERNAPVNKDEATDTTNKSEQKPAVKSTQSDDKMQRDDKRATDSTHDGGKAGKDMKADTKAGDTKAGADTKSTSTETKSTTTTGQAGAGAKLTTEQRTKVTTVIKQQNIQPVTNVNFSISVGTRVPREVRFHPLPAEIITVYPDWRGYEFFLVRDEIIVVNPRTLEIVAVLDA, from the coding sequence ATGAACAACCGTTTATTGATGAGCGTCGCCGCTGCTGCACTGATTGCGGGTTCGGGTTTCGCTAGCGCGCAAAATCCCGGCGGCGCAGGAGCCGCAACGTCGGGTGGTGGCGCTGCCGGAATGACCCGTGACGCACCGGCGGGCGGTGCTGCGCGTAGCGGCGCAACAAGTGCGCCCGCAGGCGGCGCGGCTGCTGATCGTGCTGCGCCGGCCGAACGCAACGCACCCGTCAACAAGGACGAAGCGACCGACACCACCAACAAGTCCGAGCAGAAGCCGGCGGTGAAGTCGACGCAGTCCGACGACAAGATGCAGCGTGACGACAAGCGTGCGACCGATTCGACCCATGACGGCGGAAAAGCCGGCAAGGACATGAAGGCCGATACCAAGGCTGGCGATACCAAGGCGGGTGCAGACACGAAGTCGACATCGACCGAGACCAAGTCGACCACCACTACCGGTCAGGCCGGCGCAGGCGCCAAGCTTACCACCGAGCAGCGCACCAAGGTCACCACGGTCATCAAACAGCAGAACATCCAGCCCGTGACCAATGTGAACTTCTCGATCTCGGTCGGCACCCGTGTGCCGCGCGAGGTCCGCTTCCACCCGCTTCCGGCTGAGATCATCACCGTCTATCCGGATTGGCGCGGCTACGAGTTCTTCCTGGTGCGCGATGAGATCATCGTCGTGAACCCGCGAACACTCGAGATCGTCGCAGTCCTCGATGCCTAA
- a CDS encoding ATP-binding protein translates to MNSIRIRFSLMLVGSVLCVVILASAVMSQMILGLVEKDFRDGLTSRVAAFSNSITFRGNDAVFHLQPAPIEGKLLEAPTKLLQEAFQKSQANFDIFVKQTPDGQRWASIKMGPGWLSWPIREHAPPPEVWWGLAGWMVLITVGVIGVALTVAHQTTNQLKLLQSMAMSVGKDGVLPVLKEEGSIEIKATAQALNMMGASLKKAMDSKIRLVAAAGHDLRTPMTRMRLRAEFLNEREREEWLHDLDEMDHIADSAIQLVREETVGKGTEHVRLDELVGDVCAELTLIKMRVTIAGLDHSSVKISPLALKRALRNLIINAATHGGGAIVSLRVHDRRAVVLIDDNGPGIPEQFLASAFEPFFRADPARRQSIPGAGLGLAIAKEIVERQGGTLEIENRQPHGLRQTLSIEIDIANVSSVAA, encoded by the coding sequence ATGAACTCCATACGCATTCGATTTTCCTTGATGCTCGTGGGCTCGGTCCTTTGTGTGGTGATCCTAGCCAGCGCCGTGATGTCGCAAATGATACTCGGGCTGGTCGAAAAGGATTTTCGTGACGGATTGACGTCTCGCGTCGCTGCATTTTCCAACAGCATCACCTTTCGCGGAAACGATGCAGTCTTTCATCTTCAGCCGGCGCCCATCGAGGGAAAGCTTCTGGAAGCGCCGACCAAGCTTCTGCAGGAAGCATTTCAAAAATCGCAAGCCAATTTCGACATTTTCGTCAAGCAAACGCCGGATGGCCAACGATGGGCGTCCATCAAGATGGGCCCCGGCTGGCTGAGCTGGCCCATACGCGAGCACGCGCCGCCTCCTGAAGTGTGGTGGGGCCTCGCCGGCTGGATGGTACTGATCACGGTTGGCGTCATCGGGGTTGCTCTTACGGTCGCCCATCAGACGACGAACCAGCTTAAATTGCTGCAGAGCATGGCGATGTCCGTTGGCAAGGACGGCGTGCTGCCCGTGCTCAAAGAAGAAGGGTCTATCGAAATCAAGGCAACCGCTCAGGCACTGAACATGATGGGCGCAAGTCTGAAAAAAGCGATGGACAGCAAGATCAGACTTGTGGCTGCCGCAGGGCACGATTTGCGGACACCCATGACACGCATGCGTCTGCGCGCCGAATTTCTCAACGAACGAGAGCGTGAGGAGTGGCTGCATGACCTCGATGAAATGGATCACATTGCCGACAGCGCCATCCAGCTCGTTCGGGAAGAGACCGTCGGAAAAGGCACCGAACACGTCAGACTCGACGAACTCGTCGGGGACGTTTGTGCCGAACTCACCCTGATCAAGATGCGGGTGACAATTGCCGGACTCGATCACAGCAGCGTCAAGATCTCACCGCTCGCACTCAAGCGCGCCCTACGCAATCTCATCATCAATGCTGCGACCCATGGCGGCGGCGCCATCGTAAGCCTGCGCGTTCACGATCGCCGCGCTGTCGTCCTGATCGACGACAACGGTCCCGGCATTCCCGAACAATTCCTGGCAAGTGCCTTCGAACCGTTCTTTCGCGCCGATCCGGCCCGCCGCCAGTCAATCCCCGGCGCCGGGCTCGGCCTGGCCATCGCCAAGGAAATTGTTGAACGACAGGGAGGCACGCTCGAGATCGAGAACCGGCAACCTCACGGGTTAAGGCAGACGCTTTCCATTGAGATCGATATCGCGAACGTATCATCGGTCGCAGCCTGA
- a CDS encoding DsbA family protein, producing MPSFRFLACAALALALCGAPAVASAQTFNDAQRGEIQKIIKDYLITHPEILEEVSAELTKRQALAEAEKHQAAIAANANTIFNSPRGVVVGNKDGDVTFVEFFDYNCGYCKRAMDDMVGIMKSDPKLKVVLKEFPVLGPGSVEAAQVAVAVRMQDPTGKKYLDFHQKLLSGRGQADKARAMAAAKEAGLDVARLEKDMASPEVRATIEENFKLAESMGMNGTPSYVIGKQVVIGAVGAEALKEKINQARCGKAICS from the coding sequence ATGCCTTCGTTCCGTTTTCTCGCCTGCGCCGCTTTGGCCCTCGCGCTGTGTGGCGCCCCCGCGGTCGCATCGGCGCAGACGTTCAATGACGCCCAGCGCGGCGAGATCCAGAAGATCATCAAGGACTACCTGATCACCCATCCGGAAATCCTCGAAGAGGTCTCTGCCGAACTCACCAAGCGTCAGGCCCTGGCTGAAGCCGAGAAGCATCAGGCCGCAATCGCTGCGAACGCAAACACCATCTTCAACTCGCCACGCGGCGTCGTCGTCGGCAACAAGGATGGCGACGTCACCTTCGTCGAGTTCTTCGATTACAATTGCGGCTACTGCAAGCGCGCCATGGATGACATGGTCGGCATCATGAAGAGTGATCCGAAACTCAAGGTCGTGCTGAAGGAATTCCCGGTGCTCGGGCCCGGCTCGGTTGAAGCCGCCCAGGTTGCCGTCGCCGTGCGCATGCAGGATCCGACCGGCAAGAAGTATCTCGACTTCCACCAGAAGCTGCTGAGCGGCCGCGGCCAGGCCGACAAGGCCCGCGCGATGGCAGCGGCTAAGGAAGCAGGTCTTGACGTCGCCAGACTGGAGAAGGACATGGCCAGCCCGGAAGTGCGCGCGACCATCGAAGAGAACTTCAAGCTCGCGGAATCCATGGGCATGAACGGCACGCCGAGCTACGTCATCGGCAAGCAGGTCGTGATCGGCGCCGTCGGCGCGGAAGCGCTGAAGGAAAAGATCAATCAGGCGCGCTGCGGCAAGGCGATCTGTTCGTAA
- a CDS encoding DUF6894 family protein produces the protein MPKYHFEIVDGFRLEDPVGLDCSDDTQARDVAKNIAHQIAVDIAGDSDRKVVVIDDNGDEVYKTKIKP, from the coding sequence ATGCCAAAATATCATTTCGAGATTGTCGATGGTTTCCGGCTGGAGGACCCCGTAGGTCTGGATTGTAGCGACGACACGCAAGCCAGGGATGTGGCCAAGAATATTGCTCATCAAATCGCAGTTGATATCGCAGGCGACAGTGACCGGAAGGTCGTCGTCATCGATGACAACGGCGATGAAGTCTACAAGACGAAGATCAAGCCCTGA
- the accB gene encoding acetyl-CoA carboxylase biotin carboxyl carrier protein, translating into MARKPDDTQTATPQASNDSGMIRELALLLDETNLTEIEVERAGLRVRVARNISVAAAVPAYAPAPAAAPAPVAAAAAAPAAADMTKHPGAVPSPMVGTVYRAPEPGKPAFIEVGTKVAAGQTLVIIEAMKTMNQIPAPRAGTVTQILIEDGSPVEYGEALVIIE; encoded by the coding sequence ATGGCCCGCAAGCCTGACGACACACAGACCGCCACGCCGCAAGCCAGCAACGATAGCGGCATGATCCGCGAACTGGCGCTGCTGCTGGATGAAACCAACCTCACGGAGATCGAGGTAGAGCGCGCCGGTCTGCGCGTGCGCGTCGCGCGGAATATCAGCGTTGCTGCCGCTGTGCCCGCTTATGCGCCCGCACCGGCTGCTGCACCCGCGCCTGTCGCCGCAGCTGCTGCCGCACCGGCCGCCGCCGACATGACCAAGCATCCCGGCGCTGTGCCCTCGCCGATGGTCGGCACGGTCTACCGTGCCCCGGAGCCCGGCAAGCCGGCCTTCATCGAAGTCGGCACCAAGGTTGCTGCCGGACAGACTCTGGTCATTATCGAGGCGATGAAGACCATGAACCAGATCCCGGCGCCGCGAGCCGGTACCGTAACGCAGATCCTGATCGAAGACGGCTCGCCGGTCGAATACGGTGAAGCGCTGGTCATCATCGAGTAA
- a CDS encoding cation diffusion facilitator family transporter, producing the protein MLTDTKQEQRLLKISIYVTLLISFASIAFGLAISSRAIAFDGFYTLIDAAMTGVALLTARLISRGEDDRFQYGYWHLEPILALINGTVLSFACAYAFIDGLNGLITGGRAIEFGPGAIFAAVAGAISFGMSIYIRRSAGEHGSQLLDIDARAWLMGGVLSLAVCISFLLGAVMAKTPAAAYAPLVDPLILLVVAICLLPFPLSTIWNAGRDILQVAPSDLDEEVRELAQSIAHKHGFSDYSSHVMRSGRQQFIEIGLVAPSGEISKTFAELDAIRAEIALAMGGLSPGYWLTVDFTADKRWV; encoded by the coding sequence ATGTTGACCGATACCAAACAGGAGCAGCGGCTCCTGAAAATCTCGATTTACGTCACGCTTCTCATTTCATTTGCCAGCATCGCTTTCGGGCTCGCCATCAGTTCGCGTGCTATCGCCTTCGACGGTTTTTACACGTTGATCGACGCAGCCATGACCGGCGTTGCATTGCTGACCGCACGACTGATCAGCAGAGGCGAAGACGACCGCTTCCAGTATGGCTACTGGCACCTTGAACCGATCCTTGCGCTGATCAACGGCACGGTGCTTAGCTTCGCCTGCGCCTATGCCTTCATCGACGGCCTTAACGGACTGATCACCGGCGGGCGCGCCATCGAATTCGGCCCCGGCGCCATCTTCGCTGCGGTGGCGGGCGCCATCAGCTTCGGCATGAGCATCTATATCCGCCGCTCGGCCGGCGAACACGGCTCGCAACTGCTCGACATCGATGCCCGTGCCTGGCTGATGGGCGGTGTACTCAGTCTGGCGGTCTGCATCAGCTTCCTGCTCGGAGCGGTGATGGCGAAGACTCCAGCAGCGGCCTATGCACCGCTGGTCGATCCGCTGATCCTGCTGGTGGTTGCGATCTGCCTGCTGCCGTTTCCGCTCTCGACGATCTGGAACGCCGGGCGCGACATCCTGCAGGTCGCACCGAGCGATCTCGACGAAGAGGTTCGCGAACTCGCCCAATCGATCGCGCATAAGCATGGCTTCAGCGACTACAGCTCACATGTGATGCGCTCCGGCCGCCAGCAATTCATCGAGATCGGGCTGGTCGCGCCATCGGGCGAGATCAGCAAGACGTTCGCCGAACTTGATGCCATCCGTGCCGAGATCGCACTGGCGATGGGCGGCCTCAGCCCGGGTTACTGGCTGACGGTCGATTTCACCGCCGACAAGCGCTGGGTGTAA
- the aroQ gene encoding type II 3-dehydroquinate dehydratase produces MANTTTNTIYVLNGPNLNLLGIREPDTYGHATLADVEKLCAAAAAQYGLTADCRQSNSESELIGYIHQAREKHVAGIVINGGAYSHTSIALHDAIVGVRIPTVEVHVSNVYTRESFRHHSFIAKAAFASLCGFGIEGYRLAISGLAAKIGANAIA; encoded by the coding sequence ATGGCCAATACCACGACCAACACCATCTACGTGCTCAACGGCCCCAACCTCAACCTGCTCGGAATCCGCGAGCCGGACACCTATGGGCATGCAACTCTGGCCGATGTCGAGAAGCTCTGCGCAGCCGCCGCCGCGCAATATGGCCTGACCGCGGATTGCCGGCAGTCCAATAGCGAGAGCGAGCTTATCGGCTATATCCATCAGGCCCGCGAGAAACACGTGGCCGGCATCGTGATCAATGGCGGCGCTTACTCGCACACCTCGATCGCGTTGCATGACGCCATTGTCGGCGTGCGCATTCCCACCGTGGAAGTGCATGTCAGCAACGTCTACACCCGCGAAAGCTTCCGCCACCATTCCTTCATCGCCAAGGCAGCCTTTGCCAGCCTCTGCGGCTTCGGCATCGAAGGCTATCGCCTTGCCATCAGCGGCCTTGCCGCAAAAATCGGTGCCAACGCCATCGCGTGA
- a CDS encoding pyrroloquinoline quinone-dependent dehydrogenase, with product MRNWIGGILALVVLSVAPALGWEHWGGDRGGSRFAPLDQITPDNVVRLIEAWRFQTGDLLRRTPAQMAHTKFEATPLLVEDSLVFCTPFNEVIALDPASGRQKWRFDARVAADVRPANRWVCRGVAYWRDDRAGTGATCRSRIFMGSNDARVIALDAATGLPCADFGAQGEVKLDPGMPLDGPGEFQITSPPVVGRDVVVVGSSLADNRRVNAPKGTVRAFDTRSGALRWSWDPLIHAGIEAGHANVWAPMSADDERGLLFLPTSSPSPDFWGGKRPGNNAHANSVVALKIDTGELVWSFQIVHHDVWDYDVPAQPTLARIDLASGSRDVVIQATKQGFLFVLDRTTGEPIWPVEERAVPQGGVAGEALSPTQPFPTHLPILLPQRVTPDEAFGVTFWDRGKCRDELAGGRNEGLYTPPATGAGTLLFPMTGGGVNWGGVAFDPVSQLLYANTSRAVHRVTLIPRAEAQNYRPPAGTDFGAQRGAPFAMTRALVASPLGMPCNKPPWGAMVAVDLKAGKVLWESKVGTTEDIAPLGLALATGTPLVNGLLATRGGVIFTGAMDAYLRAYDAKTGAELWQGRLPVPGVANPMIYAIGGEQYVVIAAGGHSESGTSIGDSVVAFRLARDGEAPSLRSLYIDRPGGRLRAGAIAFGAVLVLLLAGGVTWRARSKALM from the coding sequence ATGAGGAATTGGATTGGAGGAATCCTGGCGCTCGTAGTCCTGTCGGTAGCACCTGCTCTCGGATGGGAGCATTGGGGCGGCGACCGCGGCGGCTCGCGCTTCGCGCCACTGGATCAGATCACCCCCGACAATGTCGTCCGCCTGATAGAGGCTTGGCGCTTCCAGACCGGTGATCTCCTGCGTCGCACACCTGCGCAGATGGCGCACACCAAATTCGAAGCAACACCGCTCCTGGTTGAAGACAGTCTCGTCTTCTGTACGCCATTCAACGAGGTGATTGCGCTCGATCCTGCCAGCGGCCGGCAGAAGTGGCGTTTCGATGCGCGGGTCGCAGCGGATGTGCGTCCGGCCAATCGATGGGTGTGCCGCGGCGTCGCCTATTGGCGTGACGATCGCGCGGGAACCGGCGCGACCTGTCGCAGCCGCATCTTCATGGGCAGCAACGATGCCCGTGTCATTGCGCTGGATGCGGCAACGGGATTGCCCTGTGCTGACTTCGGCGCACAGGGCGAGGTCAAGCTCGATCCGGGAATGCCGCTCGATGGCCCCGGCGAATTCCAGATTACATCGCCGCCGGTGGTGGGCCGTGACGTCGTCGTGGTAGGTTCTTCATTGGCCGATAATCGGCGCGTCAACGCACCGAAGGGCACTGTCCGTGCGTTCGATACGCGCAGCGGCGCGCTGCGATGGTCGTGGGACCCGCTGATCCATGCGGGCATCGAGGCCGGTCACGCCAATGTCTGGGCGCCGATGTCGGCGGATGACGAACGCGGATTGCTGTTTCTGCCCACATCGTCGCCCAGTCCCGATTTCTGGGGCGGCAAGCGGCCCGGCAACAATGCGCACGCCAATTCGGTCGTTGCGCTGAAGATCGACACGGGCGAATTGGTCTGGTCGTTCCAGATTGTGCATCACGATGTTTGGGATTACGACGTGCCGGCGCAGCCGACGCTGGCCCGCATCGATCTTGCAAGCGGTTCGCGCGACGTCGTCATCCAGGCCACCAAGCAGGGCTTTCTGTTCGTGCTGGATCGCACCACCGGCGAGCCGATCTGGCCGGTGGAGGAGAGGGCCGTTCCGCAAGGCGGCGTCGCCGGCGAAGCGCTGTCGCCGACGCAGCCCTTTCCCACGCATCTTCCGATACTGCTGCCACAACGCGTGACGCCGGATGAGGCGTTCGGCGTGACATTCTGGGATCGCGGCAAGTGCCGGGATGAACTGGCCGGTGGACGCAACGAAGGCCTCTACACGCCACCCGCGACGGGCGCCGGGACGCTGCTGTTTCCGATGACCGGCGGCGGCGTCAATTGGGGCGGTGTTGCCTTCGATCCCGTCAGCCAGCTGCTCTATGCCAATACGAGCCGCGCTGTGCATCGGGTTACGCTGATCCCACGCGCCGAGGCGCAGAACTACAGGCCGCCGGCCGGTACCGATTTCGGCGCGCAGCGCGGTGCGCCCTTTGCCATGACGCGGGCGCTTGTAGCGTCGCCGCTCGGTATGCCCTGCAACAAGCCGCCCTGGGGCGCGATGGTCGCGGTGGACCTCAAGGCGGGCAAGGTGCTGTGGGAGTCGAAGGTCGGCACCACCGAGGACATCGCGCCACTGGGTCTCGCACTGGCCACCGGCACACCGCTGGTCAACGGCCTCCTGGCCACGCGCGGCGGCGTGATCTTCACCGGCGCGATGGATGCCTACCTGCGTGCGTATGATGCGAAGACCGGCGCCGAACTCTGGCAGGGAAGATTGCCGGTGCCGGGTGTCGCCAATCCCATGATTTACGCCATCGGTGGAGAGCAGTATGTGGTCATCGCCGCCGGTGGCCATTCCGAATCCGGCACCTCGATCGGCGACAGCGTCGTGGCGTTTCGTCTTGCGCGCGACGGAGAGGCGCCATCGCTGCGCTCGCTCTACATCGATCGTCCCGGTGGTCGGCTCCGCGCCGGCGCGATCGCGTTTGGCGCGGTGCTTGTCCTTCTCCTTGCCGGCGGTGTTACCTGGCGTGCAAGGAGTAAAGCGCTGATGTGA
- a CDS encoding GGDEF domain-containing protein, whose translation MSTMTIFWFTLANFLSSGLVWAYVARCYPNFVPARYWSAASLSASAGSALGLLFPNPIGLLFAAQMTVLAFCLSEVGIRRFYDRPTSWIATALVISASLAGFMFFRLVIDEYAMRVVVYSLSQGIPVALTLPLLLSRDHRRSNHGARMAGYLSILLLVAFACRAIAALLHLGGSETTMVTVDAVQAGFMLVAAFLAMTWNYGLLMMAIDRLRGDAAELALIDDLTGAGNRRRLLQRMDEECAMARRTARPYALLAIDLDGFKAVNDGFGHSAGDDCLRQFAQAAQDQLRPGDTLARCGGDEFCIVLPDTDLQQAGEIARRVLAACPRQFGNAGHKVRTLSASIGVAQWSSDLIASPERLMAAADHALYQAKHSGKNRVVLYEPAPPLAPIFDDEIGSAPLPAPHALIAMTGPDHHHSGF comes from the coding sequence ATGAGCACAATGACCATCTTCTGGTTCACGCTCGCCAACTTCCTGTCGTCAGGTCTCGTCTGGGCCTATGTCGCACGCTGCTATCCGAACTTCGTCCCGGCCCGCTACTGGAGCGCCGCCTCATTGAGCGCGTCGGCCGGCTCTGCTCTCGGCCTGCTGTTTCCCAATCCCATCGGCCTGCTGTTCGCCGCGCAGATGACAGTTCTCGCTTTCTGTCTGTCAGAGGTCGGCATCCGCCGCTTTTACGACAGGCCTACATCCTGGATCGCCACCGCTCTGGTGATTTCCGCGAGTCTGGCCGGCTTCATGTTCTTCAGACTGGTCATCGACGAATATGCGATGCGCGTTGTCGTCTACTCGCTGAGCCAAGGCATTCCCGTGGCGCTGACGCTACCGCTGCTACTGTCGCGTGATCATCGGCGCAGCAATCACGGCGCACGGATGGCCGGCTACCTCTCGATTCTCCTGCTTGTTGCTTTTGCCTGCCGCGCGATCGCCGCGCTGCTTCATCTGGGCGGCAGCGAGACGACCATGGTGACGGTCGATGCGGTACAGGCCGGCTTCATGCTCGTGGCGGCATTCCTCGCCATGACATGGAATTACGGACTGCTGATGATGGCGATCGACCGCCTGCGTGGCGACGCAGCCGAACTGGCGCTGATCGACGATCTGACCGGCGCCGGCAATCGCCGCCGCCTGTTGCAGCGGATGGACGAGGAATGTGCGATGGCGCGGCGGACCGCACGGCCATACGCACTGCTGGCGATCGACCTCGACGGCTTCAAGGCGGTCAATGATGGCTTCGGTCACAGCGCCGGCGATGACTGCCTGAGGCAATTCGCCCAAGCGGCGCAAGATCAGTTGCGCCCCGGCGATACGCTGGCCCGATGCGGCGGTGACGAGTTCTGCATCGTGCTGCCCGACACTGACCTGCAGCAGGCCGGCGAGATCGCGCGGCGCGTGCTGGCGGCCTGCCCGCGACAATTTGGCAATGCCGGACACAAAGTGAGGACTCTATCCGCCTCCATCGGCGTCGCGCAGTGGTCCTCCGACCTCATCGCCTCCCCCGAACGGCTGATGGCGGCCGCCGATCACGCCCTGTATCAGGCCAAACACAGCGGCAAGAACCGGGTCGTGCTCTATGAGCCTGCACCGCCGCTGGCACCGATCTTCGATGACGAGATCGGAAGCGCTCCATTGCCGGCACCGCATGCCCTCATTGCAATGACCGGGCCGGATCACCACCATTCCGGCTTCTGA
- a CDS encoding adenylate/guanylate cyclase domain-containing protein — protein sequence MNARLERKLRVLTTIIAAGGAAGVAFSATHDLPILPGLVIGLVISTVLGGFEIMVADGPIRIWLSGRSFTANLLIKSAFYAVVILAVQWFRLADVLIGRTLEIAEDTFWSSLVYSVVVSIVVNLALAITNLVGGRALLNFFTGRYHTPVEEERFVLFVDIAGSTSLAEQLGGVGIHRFLDRTFRLLSLPVVDHRGEVLAYVGDEMIVTWTKRDGAIDCRPLRCFMVMRDELARKARQFEREFGTAPRIRGSLHFGPVIIGEIGDVKRAIVFNGDVMNTASRLEELSRGVEGGFVASKAAMDCFASAPPFTVSALGHLPIRGRVDGIVAFGLQPPHETQ from the coding sequence ATGAACGCCAGGCTTGAACGGAAACTAAGGGTCCTCACGACGATTATAGCCGCTGGCGGCGCCGCCGGCGTGGCGTTCAGTGCCACCCACGATCTGCCCATTCTGCCCGGGCTCGTCATCGGATTGGTGATCAGCACGGTTTTGGGCGGCTTCGAAATCATGGTGGCCGATGGTCCGATCCGGATCTGGTTGAGCGGTCGCTCGTTCACCGCCAACCTCCTGATCAAGAGCGCGTTCTACGCCGTCGTGATTTTGGCCGTGCAATGGTTTCGGCTTGCGGATGTGCTGATCGGGCGGACGCTCGAGATCGCGGAGGATACGTTCTGGTCGAGCCTGGTCTATTCGGTCGTCGTCTCCATCGTCGTCAATCTCGCTTTGGCAATCACCAATCTCGTCGGCGGACGCGCGTTGTTGAACTTCTTCACCGGGCGCTATCACACGCCGGTCGAGGAAGAGCGTTTCGTCCTGTTCGTGGATATTGCGGGCTCAACCAGCCTGGCCGAGCAACTCGGTGGCGTCGGTATCCACCGTTTCCTCGATCGGACCTTTCGCCTGCTATCGCTTCCGGTCGTCGACCATCGTGGCGAGGTGCTCGCCTATGTCGGCGACGAGATGATCGTGACCTGGACGAAGCGGGACGGTGCGATCGATTGCCGTCCGTTGCGCTGCTTCATGGTCATGCGTGACGAACTGGCGCGCAAAGCGAGGCAGTTTGAGCGCGAGTTTGGCACAGCGCCCCGCATTCGCGGCAGCCTGCATTTCGGGCCGGTGATCATCGGCGAAATCGGCGACGTCAAACGTGCGATCGTCTTCAATGGCGACGTCATGAACACCGCCTCGCGGCTGGAAGAGCTCAGTCGTGGTGTAGAGGGCGGTTTTGTCGCATCGAAGGCGGCGATGGATTGCTTTGCCTCGGCACCGCCCTTCACGGTCAGTGCACTCGGTCATCTTCCCATTCGTGGACGTGTGGACGGAATTGTCGCATTCGGTTTGCAGCCGCCGCACGAAACACAATGA